A single window of Streptomyces xanthii DNA harbors:
- a CDS encoding alpha/beta hydrolase: protein MSRQQRQALDALLRSVPRSETQPSPAEQRTGFAAAMTRPAPAGVAVRRTVLGGRPALELEPAGAADRGRLLYLHGGGYVIGSPDTHTGLVGELAARTGLRATSVDYRLAPEHPFPAAVDDGLAAYRDILATGTDPLELVVAGDSAGGGLSIATLLAAREAGLPQPAAVVVFSPWVDLTLSGASMRTKQDADPIFTEADVRAYADLYIGDGDPSHPLASPVFADLSGLPPLLVQVGANEVLLDDSVRLAARAGAADVEATLEIGSGLPHVYQTEHGRLDEADAALDRAARFLTSHLPTPVEAGHTQEH from the coding sequence ATGTCCCGACAGCAGCGCCAAGCCCTGGACGCCCTGCTCCGCTCCGTCCCGCGCAGCGAAACCCAGCCGTCTCCCGCCGAACAGCGCACCGGCTTCGCCGCCGCCATGACGCGACCCGCACCGGCCGGCGTCGCCGTCCGCAGAACCGTGCTGGGCGGGCGTCCCGCCCTGGAACTGGAGCCGGCCGGTGCGGCCGATCGCGGTCGGCTGCTCTACCTCCACGGCGGCGGCTACGTCATCGGCTCGCCTGACACCCATACCGGCCTGGTCGGTGAACTCGCCGCGCGGACCGGGCTGCGTGCCACCTCCGTGGACTACCGACTGGCACCCGAGCACCCCTTCCCCGCCGCGGTCGACGACGGACTCGCCGCCTACCGCGACATCCTGGCCACCGGCACCGACCCACTCGAGCTCGTCGTGGCCGGCGACTCGGCCGGCGGCGGCCTGAGCATCGCCACCCTCCTCGCCGCCCGCGAGGCGGGACTGCCGCAGCCTGCCGCCGTGGTCGTCTTCTCCCCCTGGGTCGACCTCACCCTCTCCGGAGCCAGCATGCGCACCAAGCAGGACGCCGACCCGATCTTCACCGAGGCCGACGTGCGCGCGTACGCGGACCTCTACATCGGCGACGGCGACCCCAGCCACCCCTTGGCGAGCCCGGTGTTCGCCGACCTCTCCGGCCTGCCCCCGCTGCTCGTACAGGTTGGGGCGAACGAGGTCCTCCTCGACGACTCCGTGCGCCTCGCCGCCCGTGCCGGCGCCGCCGACGTCGAGGCCACCCTGGAGATCGGCTCCGGCCTCCCCCACGTCTACCAGACCGAGCACGGACGCCTCGACGAGGCGGACGCCGCACTCGACCGCGCCGCCCGCTTCCTCACCTCCCATCTCCCCACCCCGGTGGAGGCCGGCCACACCCAGGAACACTGA
- a CDS encoding GntR family transcriptional regulator, translating into MSTPADRALKLPAVPARRSIRDHVAHALRAALVAGELRPGQVYSAPQLAAQFGVSATPVREAMLDLTREGMVEPVPNKGFRVTELTQRDLAEYVAVRELIEVPTVGVVARTGDPERLEELRPVAHEIVDAARAGDLVAFLEADRRFHLALLELAGNRRLVEVVGALRGHSRLYGLAALAEAGRLMESAEEHEILLDLVIARDAPAAESRMSTHLRRLDAQAKDPAP; encoded by the coding sequence GTGTCCACGCCCGCAGACCGCGCGCTGAAGCTGCCCGCCGTGCCGGCCCGGCGCAGCATCCGCGACCACGTCGCGCACGCTCTGCGCGCCGCGCTCGTCGCGGGGGAACTCCGCCCGGGACAGGTGTACTCGGCGCCTCAACTCGCCGCTCAGTTCGGCGTGTCCGCGACGCCCGTACGCGAGGCGATGCTCGACCTCACCCGTGAGGGCATGGTCGAGCCGGTACCCAACAAGGGCTTCCGCGTCACCGAGCTGACCCAGCGCGATCTGGCCGAGTACGTCGCCGTTCGCGAACTGATCGAGGTGCCCACCGTAGGCGTGGTGGCACGGACCGGCGATCCCGAACGCCTCGAAGAACTGCGGCCGGTGGCCCACGAGATCGTGGACGCGGCCCGTGCCGGGGACCTGGTGGCCTTTCTCGAAGCGGACCGCCGCTTCCACCTCGCACTGCTCGAACTCGCGGGAAACCGACGCCTGGTGGAGGTCGTCGGCGCCTTGCGCGGCCATTCCAGGCTCTACGGGCTGGCGGCTCTCGCCGAGGCCGGCCGGCTCATGGAGTCGGCCGAAGAGCACGAGATCCTCCTCGACCTGGTGATCGCCCGCGACGCCCCGGCCGCCGAGTCCCGCATGAGCACCCATCTGCGCCGCCTCGATGCCCAGGCCAAAGATCCCGCTCCGTAA
- a CDS encoding DUF6221 family protein, producing the protein MTDELVRFIEARLNEEADLARRCDADPCGKWSAHGDTVDFCQVDLSGFHPTIALHVALHDPARILREIEAKRRILARHAREPWPCPNVRDLASPYADHPDFPDRR; encoded by the coding sequence ATGACTGATGAGCTGGTGAGGTTCATTGAGGCGCGTCTGAACGAGGAGGCCGACTTGGCACGCCGCTGCGACGCTGACCCATGCGGCAAGTGGTCCGCCCACGGAGACACAGTGGACTTCTGCCAGGTCGACCTCTCTGGCTTTCACCCCACCATTGCCCTGCACGTGGCGCTCCACGACCCGGCGCGCATTCTGCGCGAGATCGAGGCCAAGCGGCGCATCCTGGCCCGCCATGCCCGCGAGCCCTGGCCATGCCCCAACGTGCGTGACCTTGCTTCGCCCTACGCCGACCACCCCGACTTCCCCGATCGGCGCTGA
- a CDS encoding FAD-dependent monooxygenase: protein MTNTTVLISGAGVAGAALGHFLHRDGYDVTVVERAPGLRGSGYAVDFRGAAFDVLDELGILDEIRGHDTAMRGTTLVDVDGAEIGQLPAETFSGDLEVPKPELTKILHRLTESELAYIFDDSITTLTQHDTGVAVEFEHGAPRVFDLVIGADGLFSKVRRLAFGPHERALRHLGMSGAGFTADNILGLDHSGVLQTGVGTAVYAFSAADADRMSVSLSFATDAPALDRRPRSEQEQALKDAFAGAGWVAPQLLKAMSAADDFYFSSSSQVHLDAWSTGRVALVGDAGYCAAPTAGMGTSQALIGARALARALAAADGDHTAAFTAYEAKLRPYVTDNQVKGQEGAAAFGGRGQ from the coding sequence ATGACGAACACTACGGTCCTCATCTCGGGCGCTGGCGTGGCGGGCGCCGCCCTTGGACACTTCCTGCATCGCGACGGCTACGACGTCACCGTCGTCGAACGCGCCCCCGGCCTGCGCGGCAGCGGTTACGCCGTGGACTTCCGCGGCGCCGCTTTCGACGTCCTCGACGAACTCGGCATTCTGGACGAGATCCGCGGCCACGACACTGCGATGCGCGGCACCACGCTGGTCGACGTGGATGGGGCCGAGATAGGTCAACTGCCCGCCGAGACGTTCTCAGGGGACCTGGAGGTTCCCAAACCCGAGCTGACGAAGATCCTGCACCGCCTCACCGAATCCGAACTCGCCTACATATTCGACGACTCCATCACCACGCTCACCCAGCATGACACCGGTGTCGCGGTCGAGTTCGAGCACGGTGCGCCCCGCGTCTTCGACCTCGTGATTGGCGCGGACGGACTCTTCTCCAAGGTCCGCCGACTGGCCTTCGGCCCCCACGAGCGGGCGCTGCGTCACCTGGGCATGTCGGGCGCCGGGTTCACCGCCGACAACATCCTCGGCCTTGACCACAGCGGGGTGCTGCAGACCGGCGTCGGCACCGCGGTCTACGCGTTCAGTGCCGCCGACGCCGACCGGATGTCGGTGAGTCTGTCGTTCGCAACCGACGCGCCCGCCCTGGACCGCCGCCCACGCAGCGAACAGGAGCAGGCCCTGAAGGACGCGTTCGCCGGGGCCGGCTGGGTCGCGCCGCAGTTGCTGAAGGCGATGTCGGCCGCTGACGACTTCTACTTCTCCTCCTCTAGCCAAGTCCACCTGGACGCCTGGTCGACCGGCCGGGTCGCCCTCGTCGGCGACGCCGGATACTGCGCCGCACCCACCGCCGGGATGGGCACCTCACAAGCCTTGATCGGCGCCCGCGCCCTGGCCCGCGCCCTGGCCGCGGCCGACGGCGACCACACCGCCGCGTTCACCGCATACGAGGCCAAACTGCGCCCGTACGTGACGGACAACCAGGTGAAGGGGCAGGAGGGCGCCGCGGCCTTCGGCGGCCGCGGTCAGTGA
- a CDS encoding collagenase, translating to MHGHDRRSTPRRCLARAVCTGALALTLALSAGITPDAQSTAQTQGAASPIAALTPASADGTEDPGPSPAEPSATPDHPGGNPLPVKERAPLPASKDTLTREHGERSTAKPSHPRPSLRDLRGKRRAAECSTSDFTGSTGAELVAHIRTSTPDCIHTLFSLTGSDAAGAFRQEQMVTVANALRDGSAGYPGDGSTGMPQTVLYLRAGYYVHWYNEPDVGEYGPQLESAIQGGLDAFFASEHSRDVTDANGETLAESITLIDSSEQNARYLPVVERMLTGYDSSYDDKWWMLNAVNNVYTVLWRGHQVPAFVSAVEADPGVLDTLRAFAVEHVAMLGGERSYLVSNAGRELARFVQHPGLADTVRPLMKELLDLSQMTGPTAGLWVGVAEMADAYDKANCAEYGVCDLPQRLRDAVLADRQSCSDSITVVAQNMSAGDFSAACDSLNGQDAFFHQVARDPGPVQDDHNTRIEVVVFDSSTDYQTYGGVIFGISTDNGGMYLEGDPSVQGNLPRFIAYEAEWTRPDFQIWNLNHEYTHYLDGRFDMYGDFADGTSTPTVWWIEGFAEYVSYTYRGLRYEEAVAEAGKKTYRLSELFATTYENADTTRVYRWGYLAVRYMLEKHPSDLGTVLGAYRAGDWAGARRHLTETIGTRYDSDWNNWLDACAQGGCARAS from the coding sequence ATGCATGGTCACGATCGAAGAAGCACCCCACGCCGCTGTCTCGCCCGAGCGGTGTGCACTGGTGCGCTCGCTCTCACGCTGGCACTCAGCGCCGGCATAACCCCGGACGCCCAGAGCACAGCGCAAACGCAAGGTGCCGCGTCGCCCATCGCCGCCCTCACCCCTGCGAGCGCGGACGGGACCGAGGACCCCGGCCCCTCCCCCGCCGAACCTTCCGCCACGCCGGACCACCCCGGCGGCAACCCGCTGCCGGTGAAAGAGCGGGCACCCCTGCCCGCCTCGAAGGACACCCTCACCCGCGAGCACGGCGAACGGTCCACCGCGAAGCCCTCGCATCCACGGCCGTCCCTACGCGACCTGCGCGGCAAGCGCCGGGCAGCCGAGTGCTCGACGAGCGACTTCACCGGCAGCACGGGCGCCGAACTCGTCGCCCACATCCGGACGTCCACACCCGACTGCATCCACACCCTGTTCTCGCTGACCGGTTCGGACGCGGCCGGCGCGTTCCGCCAGGAGCAGATGGTGACGGTCGCGAACGCGCTGCGCGACGGTTCGGCCGGGTACCCGGGCGACGGCAGTACCGGCATGCCGCAGACGGTTCTGTATCTGCGGGCCGGCTACTACGTGCACTGGTACAACGAGCCCGATGTAGGCGAATACGGTCCCCAACTGGAGTCCGCGATCCAAGGCGGCCTCGACGCCTTCTTCGCCTCCGAACACTCGCGGGACGTCACCGACGCCAACGGTGAGACCCTCGCCGAGTCGATCACGCTGATCGACAGCTCGGAGCAGAACGCCCGCTATCTGCCCGTGGTCGAGCGCATGCTGACCGGCTACGACTCCTCGTACGACGACAAGTGGTGGATGCTCAACGCGGTCAACAACGTGTACACCGTGCTCTGGCGCGGTCATCAAGTCCCCGCGTTCGTCTCGGCGGTCGAGGCCGATCCGGGGGTGCTCGACACGCTGCGCGCCTTCGCCGTGGAGCACGTCGCGATGCTGGGCGGCGAGCGCTCGTACCTGGTGTCCAACGCGGGTCGCGAGCTTGCCCGGTTCGTGCAGCATCCAGGGCTCGCGGACACGGTGCGGCCGCTGATGAAGGAGCTGCTCGACCTTTCCCAGATGACCGGCCCGACCGCCGGGCTCTGGGTCGGGGTCGCCGAGATGGCCGACGCCTACGACAAGGCCAACTGCGCCGAGTACGGCGTGTGCGATCTCCCGCAACGGCTGCGCGACGCTGTCCTCGCCGACCGGCAGAGCTGCAGCGACAGCATCACCGTGGTCGCGCAGAACATGTCTGCCGGTGACTTCTCGGCCGCCTGCGACAGCCTCAACGGTCAGGACGCCTTCTTCCACCAGGTCGCCCGGGACCCGGGGCCGGTGCAGGACGATCACAACACGCGCATCGAGGTCGTCGTCTTCGACTCGAGCACCGATTACCAGACGTACGGCGGGGTGATCTTCGGCATCAGCACCGACAACGGCGGCATGTACCTCGAGGGCGACCCCTCCGTGCAGGGAAACCTACCGCGCTTCATCGCCTACGAGGCGGAGTGGACCCGCCCGGACTTCCAGATCTGGAACCTCAACCACGAGTACACGCACTACCTGGACGGGCGCTTCGACATGTACGGCGACTTCGCGGACGGCACGTCCACGCCGACCGTGTGGTGGATCGAGGGATTCGCGGAGTACGTCTCGTACACGTACCGCGGGCTGCGGTACGAGGAGGCCGTCGCGGAGGCCGGCAAGAAGACGTACAGGCTGAGCGAACTCTTCGCCACCACGTACGAGAACGCGGACACCACGCGGGTCTACCGCTGGGGGTATCTCGCGGTCCGCTACATGCTGGAGAAGCACCCGTCGGACCTCGGCACCGTGCTCGGCGCCTATCGCGCCGGTGACTGGGCGGGTGCGCGGCGGCATCTGACGGAAACCATCGGAACGCGCTACGACTCCGACTGGAACAACTGGCTGGACGCCTGCGCGCAGGGCGGCTGCGCCCGCGCGTCCTGA
- a CDS encoding DUF3289 family protein, with product MNRSAAVPLGTALLLLLGTAVPAAAGPPGDGAAGDGATLYRDDTVDVSYRQVAPGDAAWSQVPAALRGGATEGSYVARLQLVNVSDHPVSKWSLTFELSDRVTDTSAARLAAPQDTRTTLQGVGPTNTLQPGRTETVWYRAEPGAEADTPTWASFAKHGISPTEDTDGDRLPDDLEVRAKLDPKSEDTDGDGISDFAELGYRFSSPLRADTDGDGTKDGAEDPDKDGLTTARELGLRTTPTRADSDQDGLSDARELKLRTEPTKADTDGDGVQDGEETRLHASPRAKNSVFDVTRRADGGATTAEATLKGLRAKQVGGFQITRLPAGQREFPKSTPGYLGSGFQLSAPAEGAARLTFRLDPGRSERIAPALYRYDEKARHLVKQSGQQRSGNAITAMADGSAKYVVLDSHAFDKAGPKAPGKRVLSDGPSDGGDPGDPPPSDMLIHQSAFREGHRKAPDPQNPPVPADPRVADDLTFNDYDFGELTDLDWEFWVARITPESWMWAEFNDIMNFGKLGADADHAQSVDDLRNAFRYGRDGQSAGTVTVDDNFDPGRYLYRGSGTALSRAVGASPQEKAYTDKAGQIIKQSLIDNKGRTDQLKVQEDLTKNFLFQEFLRQDVKYPVYDFSLWDGNQRALSIAIHQFHGQTIALKDYKVEGNSFSGKLVFHSYDHFGLDPDDEITAYGFIDWFTLQHYDRFDGKYPPAIAQADIEIPISGTF from the coding sequence ATGAACAGAAGCGCCGCCGTGCCCCTCGGCACGGCGTTACTCCTCCTCCTCGGCACGGCCGTGCCGGCCGCCGCGGGACCCCCCGGCGACGGCGCGGCCGGCGACGGGGCGACGCTCTACCGCGACGACACCGTCGATGTCTCCTACCGCCAGGTCGCCCCCGGCGACGCGGCGTGGAGCCAGGTCCCGGCCGCCCTCCGAGGCGGTGCGACAGAGGGTTCTTACGTCGCCCGGCTCCAGCTCGTGAACGTCTCCGATCACCCGGTGTCCAAGTGGTCGCTGACCTTCGAGCTCTCCGACCGCGTCACGGACACCTCCGCCGCAAGGCTCGCCGCGCCCCAGGACACGCGCACGACGCTCCAGGGCGTCGGCCCCACGAACACCCTCCAGCCGGGCAGGACCGAAACCGTCTGGTACCGCGCCGAGCCCGGCGCCGAGGCCGACACCCCGACCTGGGCGTCGTTCGCCAAGCACGGCATCTCGCCGACGGAGGACACCGACGGCGACCGCCTCCCCGACGACCTGGAGGTGCGCGCCAAGCTCGACCCCAAGTCAGAGGACACGGATGGCGACGGCATCTCCGACTTCGCCGAGCTCGGCTACCGGTTCAGCTCACCGCTCAGGGCCGACACCGACGGCGACGGCACCAAGGACGGCGCCGAGGACCCTGACAAGGACGGCCTCACGACCGCCCGCGAGCTCGGGCTCCGCACCACGCCCACCCGCGCCGACAGCGACCAGGACGGCCTCTCGGACGCCCGCGAGCTGAAGCTCCGCACGGAGCCCACCAAGGCCGACACCGACGGCGACGGCGTCCAGGACGGCGAGGAGACGAGGCTCCACGCCTCCCCCCGCGCCAAGAACTCCGTCTTCGACGTGACGCGTCGCGCGGACGGCGGTGCCACCACCGCCGAGGCCACGCTGAAGGGCCTGCGCGCCAAGCAGGTCGGCGGTTTCCAGATCACCAGGCTCCCGGCCGGGCAGCGGGAGTTCCCGAAGTCCACTCCGGGCTACCTCGGCAGCGGCTTCCAGCTCTCCGCCCCTGCGGAAGGCGCCGCGCGGCTCACCTTCCGCCTCGACCCCGGCCGTTCGGAGCGCATCGCACCGGCCCTCTACCGCTACGACGAGAAGGCCCGCCACCTCGTCAAGCAGTCGGGCCAGCAGCGCAGCGGCAATGCCATCACGGCGATGGCCGACGGCTCCGCCAAGTACGTCGTCCTCGACAGTCACGCCTTCGACAAGGCAGGCCCCAAGGCCCCTGGCAAGCGCGTCCTCTCCGACGGCCCCAGCGACGGCGGAGACCCCGGCGACCCGCCCCCGAGCGACATGCTCATCCACCAGTCTGCCTTCCGCGAGGGCCACCGCAAGGCCCCCGACCCCCAGAACCCGCCCGTGCCGGCCGATCCGCGCGTCGCCGACGACCTCACCTTCAACGACTACGACTTCGGTGAACTCACCGACCTCGACTGGGAGTTCTGGGTCGCCCGCATCACGCCCGAGTCCTGGATGTGGGCCGAGTTCAACGACATCATGAACTTCGGCAAGCTCGGAGCCGACGCCGACCACGCCCAGTCCGTCGACGACCTCCGCAACGCCTTCCGCTACGGCCGCGACGGCCAGAGCGCGGGCACGGTCACCGTCGACGACAACTTCGATCCCGGCCGCTACCTCTACCGCGGCTCCGGCACAGCCCTCTCCCGCGCGGTCGGCGCCTCACCGCAGGAGAAGGCGTACACCGACAAGGCCGGCCAGATCATCAAACAGTCCCTCATCGACAACAAGGGCCGCACCGATCAGCTCAAGGTCCAGGAGGACCTCACCAAGAACTTCCTCTTCCAGGAGTTCCTCCGCCAGGACGTGAAGTACCCGGTGTACGACTTCTCCCTCTGGGACGGCAACCAGCGCGCCCTCTCCATCGCGATCCACCAGTTCCACGGCCAGACGATCGCGCTGAAGGACTACAAGGTCGAGGGCAACTCCTTCTCCGGCAAGCTCGTCTTCCACTCCTATGACCACTTCGGTCTCGACCCGGACGACGAGATCACGGCGTACGGCTTCATCGACTGGTTTACGCTCCAGCACTATGACCGGTTCGATGGGAAGTACCCCCCGGCGATCGCGCAGGCGGATATCGAGATCCCCATCAGCGGCACGTTCTGA
- a CDS encoding nucleotidyltransferase family protein, whose translation MRCPAGSATADVTHLVCGRGEPPTVRQAVILAGGRGSRLLPLTRERPKAMVEVHGVPILRHQLDWLAACGVEHVVVSAGHQAQVIVSYLDSCPSSPRAAAVVEDRPLGRGGGLRRAACTLPYPGEPWFALYGDIWTSFCLCAMSAHHLRSGVAATVALAGPGQPGSSVACDDLGRVTAFAPAAPGSRRVNAGVYLFAWRVVAMLPEEGDHADSTLPRLVRARQLAGYTIDVPWQAVNTPADVIRLERELAARRTSSRTETAPPA comes from the coding sequence ATGCGCTGTCCTGCCGGGTCCGCCACGGCGGACGTGACACATCTGGTATGCGGGCGAGGTGAGCCGCCGACCGTCCGGCAGGCCGTCATCCTGGCCGGGGGAAGGGGGAGCCGGCTCCTGCCACTGACCCGTGAGCGGCCCAAGGCGATGGTGGAGGTTCACGGGGTGCCGATCCTGCGGCATCAGCTCGACTGGCTCGCCGCCTGCGGTGTCGAACATGTCGTGGTGTCCGCGGGACATCAGGCCCAGGTGATCGTCTCGTACCTCGACTCTTGTCCGTCGTCGCCACGGGCCGCGGCGGTGGTCGAGGACCGGCCGCTGGGACGTGGTGGCGGGCTGCGGCGGGCCGCGTGCACCCTGCCGTATCCGGGCGAGCCGTGGTTCGCGCTCTACGGGGACATCTGGACGTCTTTCTGCCTGTGCGCGATGAGCGCCCATCACTTGCGCAGTGGCGTTGCCGCGACCGTGGCGCTCGCCGGTCCAGGCCAGCCGGGGAGCTCGGTGGCCTGCGACGACTTGGGCCGGGTGACGGCCTTCGCCCCTGCAGCCCCAGGGTCGCGCCGGGTGAACGCCGGTGTGTATCTGTTCGCCTGGCGGGTTGTTGCCATGCTCCCCGAGGAAGGGGACCACGCCGACAGCACGCTGCCGCGCCTGGTCCGCGCCCGTCAGCTGGCCGGCTACACGATCGACGTGCCCTGGCAGGCAGTCAACACCCCGGCGGATGTGATCAGACTCGAACGCGAACTCGCCGCCCGACGGACCAGTTCTCGGACCGAGACCGCTCCCCCAGCATGA
- a CDS encoding NPP1 family protein: MSMLRPHGRRTRRAILAGGGAVVLAVAMATPAHAAVLQPLPQNADGVEQSFSPAYDYDGDGCYATAAIGSDGTINPGLALGGDVNGHCHDDAQLAAANTYSRAKCNNGWCAIVYASYFEKDQATWGPAAIGHRHDWEHVVVWVSDNAVRNVAVSQHSGYQSADRSQIRFDGTHPKVVYHKDGLSTHCFRFAGAGDEPAENATGGWFYPRLVGWEGYPAGYRDQLMTADFGAATIKIDDGDFQYALTVTKPNGIPFDPNA; the protein is encoded by the coding sequence ATGAGCATGCTGCGGCCCCATGGACGACGGACGCGACGCGCGATACTCGCAGGGGGTGGCGCCGTGGTCCTGGCCGTCGCCATGGCGACGCCGGCGCACGCTGCTGTCCTGCAGCCCCTCCCGCAGAACGCTGACGGAGTGGAGCAGAGTTTCTCGCCCGCCTACGACTACGACGGCGACGGCTGTTACGCCACGGCCGCGATCGGCAGCGACGGGACCATCAATCCAGGACTGGCGCTCGGCGGTGACGTCAACGGTCACTGTCACGATGACGCGCAACTCGCCGCCGCCAACACCTATTCGCGTGCGAAATGCAACAACGGCTGGTGCGCCATCGTGTACGCCAGCTATTTCGAGAAGGACCAGGCGACATGGGGCCCGGCGGCGATCGGGCACCGGCACGACTGGGAACACGTCGTGGTGTGGGTCTCCGACAACGCGGTGCGGAATGTGGCGGTCTCGCAGCATTCCGGCTATCAGTCGGCCGACCGATCGCAGATCCGTTTCGACGGCACCCATCCCAAGGTCGTCTATCACAAGGACGGCCTGTCGACGCACTGCTTCCGCTTTGCCGGCGCGGGTGACGAGCCGGCGGAGAATGCCACCGGTGGATGGTTCTACCCTCGGCTCGTCGGGTGGGAAGGCTATCCGGCCGGATACCGCGACCAGCTGATGACCGCAGACTTCGGTGCCGCCACGATCAAGATTGACGACGGGGACTTTCAGTACGCCCTGACGGTCACGAAGCCGAACGGCATCCCCTTCGATCCCAATGCGTGA
- a CDS encoding DUF4259 domain-containing protein produces the protein MGTWDTGPFDNDTAADFADALDEAGPAAREALIRGVLIRTIDATGYLTEAEEAVAAAALIAAQCPGDHPVDMAYGPETPMPVFPSDLRALADEALARIAGDEDGLVANWVDPQDRKQWRMMLIRLRAVLAPPLLSIPLFGVQP, from the coding sequence ATGGGCACCTGGGACACCGGTCCCTTCGACAACGACACCGCCGCGGACTTCGCCGACGCGCTCGACGAGGCCGGGCCCGCGGCGCGTGAAGCCCTGATCCGAGGCGTGCTCATCCGAACGATCGACGCAACCGGCTATCTCACGGAGGCGGAAGAGGCGGTGGCCGCTGCCGCCTTGATCGCGGCGCAATGCCCTGGAGACCATCCCGTCGACATGGCATACGGTCCGGAAACACCGATGCCCGTGTTCCCTTCCGACCTTCGGGCACTGGCTGACGAAGCCCTGGCCCGCATCGCGGGCGACGAGGACGGGCTCGTCGCGAACTGGGTCGACCCGCAGGACCGGAAGCAGTGGCGCATGATGCTGATCCGCCTTCGCGCCGTGCTCGCCCCGCCGCTCCTTTCCATCCCTCTCTTCGGTGTCCAGCCGTAA
- a CDS encoding DUF4265 domain-containing protein: MMSISGEHVKVHFRMDVDEDGWPPVSVESLWAVDLGDGTVRLDNTPWFVRGVSSDDIIRVDLDGEGVRWAGETVESAEHCTIRLIVLKDSGSAAARQSVLETFHRLGTTGEGIERFGMVALDVPPGADLPQIRKLLEHGESEGRWQCEEGCVTAAWRAAATA; encoded by the coding sequence GTGATGAGCATCAGCGGCGAACACGTGAAGGTCCACTTCCGGATGGATGTGGACGAGGACGGCTGGCCTCCGGTGAGCGTGGAGAGCCTGTGGGCTGTGGACCTTGGCGATGGAACGGTGCGGTTGGACAACACGCCCTGGTTCGTCCGCGGAGTCTCCAGCGACGACATCATCCGCGTCGACCTCGATGGCGAAGGCGTGCGTTGGGCCGGTGAGACGGTCGAGAGCGCGGAGCACTGCACGATCAGGCTGATCGTTCTGAAGGACAGTGGTTCAGCTGCTGCCCGCCAATCCGTACTGGAGACTTTTCATCGCCTCGGCACCACTGGCGAGGGAATCGAGCGGTTCGGAATGGTGGCTCTCGATGTCCCACCCGGGGCGGACCTGCCGCAGATTCGGAAGCTCTTGGAGCACGGTGAGTCTGAGGGACGGTGGCAGTGCGAAGAAGGCTGCGTCACCGCCGCTTGGCGAGCCGCAGCCACTGCCTGA
- a CDS encoding MarR family winged helix-turn-helix transcriptional regulator, with product MSHITPLFLDLVRVETRLYNAVGARLRAEHGLTLGQFEFLQIIHRVDGCRVLDIVAEVAITVGAASKAVDRLVAAGWCVRVAHPHDRRSSVLRLTAEGEKVLAASGPVVEGALASLTRTVSAADREHLATTLAALRANLEADGEGQPGSSVTP from the coding sequence GTGAGCCACATCACTCCACTCTTCCTCGATCTCGTCCGCGTGGAGACCCGGCTCTACAACGCGGTCGGCGCCCGGCTGCGCGCCGAACACGGCCTGACGCTCGGCCAGTTCGAGTTCCTGCAGATCATCCACCGGGTGGACGGGTGCCGTGTGCTCGACATCGTGGCCGAGGTGGCGATCACGGTCGGAGCCGCCAGCAAGGCGGTCGACCGGTTGGTTGCCGCCGGCTGGTGCGTACGCGTCGCGCACCCGCACGACCGCCGTTCCTCCGTGCTGCGGCTCACGGCCGAGGGGGAGAAGGTGCTGGCGGCTTCGGGGCCCGTGGTGGAGGGTGCGCTGGCCTCATTGACACGGACGGTCTCCGCTGCCGATCGCGAACACCTCGCCACCACCCTGGCCGCCCTCCGCGCGAACCTGGAGGCGGACGGCGAGGGCCAGCCAGGGAGCAGCGTGACGCCCTGA